Genomic segment of Syntrophorhabdaceae bacterium:
CGGCTATTACCGGCATTTCCTGGTAAAATACAGCGAAAGCAATGATATGCACAAAAGGATGGTTCGCCTTTCAAGGGCCGCGAAGAGCAATCCCGAGGCAAAGAAACATGTCTACATGGCCCAGGCCAACGACAGCTACTGGCACGGGGTTTTCGGCGGCCTGTACCTGCCGCACCTGAGGGGAGCGGTCTGGCGTCATCTCATCGAGGCGGCGAAGCTTCTCGACCCGAAGAAACCCTTCGTTAACGGTTATGTTGAGGACATCAATCTGGACGGTCATGACGAGGCCGTTATCAGGAATAACGAGATGGAGGCATCATTTCGCCTGAGGGAGGGCGGGGTGTTGTATGGCCTCGACTACAAGCCCTCCTCTGTCAACATTATGGCCACGCTCAAAAGACGATACGAGGGATATCACGAGAAGATCAAAGAGGCTCTCATGGAGTCCTCGGCGGATGGAACGAAGACGATCCATGACATGGTAATGGCAAAGGAGGAGGGCCTTGACCGCTACCTGCACTACGACTGGTACCGCAGGGCCTCCCTTGTGGATCATGTCCTGGGCACCGGCGCTACGCTGGAGGGGTTTTACCGGTGCGAGTGTGCCGAGCCGGGTGATTTTGTCATGGAGCCCTACACCGCAGAAATGCAGAAGGGAAAGAAAAAGCTCGAACTTGTTCTGCGCCGGGACGGGCATTTCCGGCAGGGCGGCAGCGCCTCCCCCCTTTCCATCGAAAAGCGGATCACCGTCAGCGAGGGAACCGCGGAACTCACAGTTGATTACGAGCTTACGGGAAAGGTTGATGTTCCATTCCTCTTTGGGATCGAGTTCAATTTCGCCTTTCTGGGAAGTGGAGGGGACCGCTATCTGGAAACCGAGAAAGGCAGATATGAGTTGACGCTGAATGGGGTTCTCGAGGCGGCAGCGAATCTGAGATTCCATGATCCCTACCAGAATATCGAGGTTTTCCTGGATATTGGTGAACCCGCCGAACTCTGGACTTTTCCCGTGGAGGTTGTTTCGCTCTCGGAGAACGGTTTCGAGCGCAATTACCAGAGCACAATGGTCATGCCTGTCTGGCTGACCAGCCTCACCGACGGTCCGAAGAAGATCCGTTTGAAGGTCCGCCTGGAACAGGCCCGTCAGGCCTGACGGAGAGCAAATCTCAACAATCATGAACGGGGGCCCCAAGAGACCGATGCCCACGGTGTCCGTCATCATAACAACCTTCGAGCGCAGGCACTTTCTTAAGGAAGCCCTTGCCTCTGTCCTGGCCCAGGATTACGACGACAATGAGGTGATCGTGATCGATGACGGCTCGACGGACGGCTCGGGCGAAGAGACCCTCGGTCTGCCTGTGCGTTATTTGTGGAAGGAGAACGGTGGTATCAGCAGTGCAAGAAATGCGGGCCTCGACATGGCACGGGGTGAGTATATCGCCTTTCTCGACGTCGATGATCTCTGGAAAAAAAAGAAGCTTTCCACCCAGATGAGGGTGATGGAACGGATGGGCACGCTTCTGTCGTACACGGACGAGATATGGATACGCAACGGAGAGAGGCTCAACCAGAAACTGAGGCATCGCAAGTATTCGGGATGCATTTTCGAACACTGCCTGCCGTTGTGTATTATCAGTCCTTCGTCCGCTGTTATCCACCGAAGCGTTTTCGATGCCGTGGGAGGTTTCGACGAATCGCTGCCCGTGTGCGAGGACTACGACATGTGGCTCAGGATAACGGCCCGGTATCCCGTGACCTTCATCGAAAAGCCGCTCATCGTAAAGGCAGGAGGCCACCCCGACCAGCTCTCGCGTGCCTATGAGGGCATGGACCGGTTCAGGATAGCGAGCATCGCAAAGATCCTCGACGCCGGGACACTGGGGCCGGACCTTGCGGAAATGGCGATCAAGGAGCTAGGAAAGAAATGCCGCATATACGCCGCCGGCGCCCTAAAAAGAGGAAAAGAAGAGGAGGGAAGATATTACCTCGACCTGGTTGCTTCATATAAAACGAGATCGGTTCAGGGAGGATAGACAGGAAACCATGCTCACGTGATCGCTGGTTAATTTGTGATACTTCCGATCTCTCTGTCGATTGTGGTTTTGTGGATAACGGTGTCCTTTACGATTTCATTCACCAGGGTCAGGTATTCAATATCCTGCGTCCTGACTATCTCGTTGTACCGGGATTCAATAAAAGACTGCTCGTTATCACGGGCCATGAACAGGGCATTTGCCATCCTGAACTCAGGGGCCTTAACCTTTGCCGTATTGGTTTCTATGCCCTTTATGAGTGTCTGAGCAGCCATGATATTAAACGGGCGTCCCTTTTCGAAACGATCCGGTTTTCTAGCGATGATGTCCTTCATCTTTTGTAAATTGTTTATGTGCTTCATTTCTTCCCGTTCTATGCCCAACCAGAATTCCTGTCGTTCTGTCCATATCTCGCCGCAGGTCCGGTAAAACTCGGCGATGGCCTTCTCCGATTCTTCCAAAACGGACAGGATGTCAAGTATTCCCTTCAGATCCCCTGATGCCAGTAAATCCATGTCTCACCTCACCGCCGGGTTTTTCCGTGAAAATAGACCGACACATGCCCCTTTTTCTGACTGGTACGGTCGATTGATCATCACAATGATGGTAACACTACCAAAAGACCAAGAAAAATTCAATCCGAAACCTGCAATGGGGATGCGGGCACCAGGCTGTCTATCGGGCATAACGGCCCCAAGTACTTGAGAAACTCGGTCAA
This window contains:
- a CDS encoding DUF1926 domain-containing protein; the protein is MDSILEEAYTRSYMPFFAALKDFPGIKVNIHFTGFLFEWLREHKPEYIALLKALHDRGQIEIVSGGMYEPILALLPEDDALTQIDLHRDLMEETFGVRPRGMWLAERVYEPQLPQIMARAGIEYTIIDDNHFKSIGLREEELYGYFVTESGGEKLFIFPGLESLRYVIPFKSIEKVHESLQGIMAAGADVAIFGDDGEKFGLWPGTFDYVYAKEHWLDSFFRYLSDNADWLETVKFGEYINSVPPKGRIYLSCESYKEMEEWCLPATRAREYAQLLHTDGLQYRDFLKGGYYRHFLVKYSESNDMHKRMVRLSRAAKSNPEAKKHVYMAQANDSYWHGVFGGLYLPHLRGAVWRHLIEAAKLLDPKKPFVNGYVEDINLDGHDEAVIRNNEMEASFRLREGGVLYGLDYKPSSVNIMATLKRRYEGYHEKIKEALMESSADGTKTIHDMVMAKEEGLDRYLHYDWYRRASLVDHVLGTGATLEGFYRCECAEPGDFVMEPYTAEMQKGKKKLELVLRRDGHFRQGGSASPLSIEKRITVSEGTAELTVDYELTGKVDVPFLFGIEFNFAFLGSGGDRYLETEKGRYELTLNGVLEAAANLRFHDPYQNIEVFLDIGEPAELWTFPVEVVSLSENGFERNYQSTMVMPVWLTSLTDGPKKIRLKVRLEQARQA
- a CDS encoding glycosyltransferase family A protein, translating into MNGGPKRPMPTVSVIITTFERRHFLKEALASVLAQDYDDNEVIVIDDGSTDGSGEETLGLPVRYLWKENGGISSARNAGLDMARGEYIAFLDVDDLWKKKKLSTQMRVMERMGTLLSYTDEIWIRNGERLNQKLRHRKYSGCIFEHCLPLCIISPSSAVIHRSVFDAVGGFDESLPVCEDYDMWLRITARYPVTFIEKPLIVKAGGHPDQLSRAYEGMDRFRIASIAKILDAGTLGPDLAEMAIKELGKKCRIYAAGALKRGKEEEGRYYLDLVASYKTRSVQGG